Below is a window of Methanocaldococcus sp. DNA.
ATTACAGGAACCTTTACAGACATTGTTAGTGCTTATGATACTTATTTAAATGTAAATAAGGTTAAATTGTATCTTATGGAGGAACTATTAAAACATAAGGCTTTACTATTTTTTATAGGTGGAGATAACTTTATGGCTCCATCAAATGGTATGGATGAAGAGGATTTCCTAAAAATTTTTGATAAAATTAAAAATAAATACAATATTGAATTAAAGGCAGGAATTGGAATTGGAAAAACTGCTGAGGATGCTTCAAACTTGGCTGACATTGGATTAGAAAAGATAAGAATGAAGTTAGTAAATAAAAATATATGCGTTTTAAGACAAGAAGATATTATAGAACAAAATTTATCAACTAAAAAGTTATGTGAATTACAAAGGTGAATATTACAATGAATAAAGATATATTACTTGAATTAAATAAAAAAGTTGTTTTAGCACCAATGGCTGGAATTACTGATGGAGATTTTTGTATGCAATTTAAGGATTTGTTTGGCATTGTGACAATTGGAGGATATAATTTAGATTCCTTAACTTATGAGGCAAGTATAAAAATGGAAAAAAGAGGAAGAAAAGAATTTATAATAGATTTGAATGAATTTAATGATTATATTATAAATGAAATAAAAAAGGCAAGAAATAGTAATTCATTAGTGTCAGTTAATGTTAGATTTGTCAATATAGACGAAGCATATGATAGATTATTGACTATCTCAAAATATGCTGATATTATAGAATTAAATTGCCATTGTAGGCAGAAGGAGATAACTTCATTAGGAATTGGGCAGGAGTTAATGAGAAACAAATCTCTTTTAAAAGAATTTTTATCCATAATGAATAATTTAAATAAACCAATATTTTTAAAAATCAGATTAAATTATATTCCTTTAAGCAAATTAATAGAAAATTTAGACTATGTTAGAGACTATTTTGATGGATTACACATTGACTGTTTTTATCCAGGAAAGCCATATGCAGATTTAAACTCATTAAAAATCTTATCAGAGAATTTTAAAGATAAAATAATTATTGGAAACAATTCAGTAGATTCACTAAATAAAGCCTTGGAGATGCTAAAATATTCTAACCTTGTGTCTGTTGCAAGATGTGTATTAAAGGGAAATATTGAATGGATAAAAGAGTTAAATAAAATTAATTTCAGTTATTAACATTTTTTAAATGCTTTGCTAACTTTTCAAAAATTTCTTCATCTTCAATATTTTCAAATATCTTTATTAAGTCGTAAATTATCTTTTTGCACATAGCCTTTGAAAAGTCATCTAATACTTTATCAACAGGCTTATTTTTATTTTTTAGTATTTTTAAAGCCTTTTCCACCTCTCTTTTTCTTATATTTTCAATATACTGCCCAAATTGTTGTATTACATTTTCAAATTTCATTTTGTCGAGAATTTCCTTTAAATTTCTTAGTTCTTCCTCAATAATTAACTCTACCTTTGGAATCTCATCCTTTCTCTTTTTTAGATTTTCCTCTGCCACCAATCTTAAATCATCTATTGTAAATAAAAATATATCTGGTAGTTCTCTGATGTCATCTGTTGTATCCCTTGGATTCGCTATATCAATAATAAATGTCTTTCCAGCGTTTTTTAATCTCTCCTTATTTAAAATTGGATGTGGAGCCCCAGTGGCGGAGATGACAATATCAGCATATCTCAAAGCCTCCTCCAATTTATCAAAATTTATGGCAATTCCTCCGAGTTCTTTTGCCAATTTCTCAGCCTTTTCATAAGTTCTGTTTGCTACAATTATCGCCTTAATATTCTTTTCTTTTAACGCCTTAATAACTAAGGTAGCCATTTCTCCCGCTCCAATTAATAGAACATTTTTTCCCTCTAAACCAAAGATTTTTTCAGCCAGTTCAACAGCCGCAGAACCAATTGAAACTCCTCCCTTATTTATATTTGTTTCTACTCTCGCCCTTTGCCCAGTATGAATTGCCTTTAAAATTATCTTCTCTAATTTTTTTGATATTTTTCCTTTCTCTTTTGCCTTTAGATATGCATTTTTCAACTGTCCTAATATTTGGTCTTCTCCCACAATCATTGACTCTAAGCCACAGGCTACTCTAAAAATATGCTTTATTGCTTCATCTCCATATAGAATGTCAAATTTCTCCAAATCAATATTTTCAATTCCTCTAATTTCATCTAAACTGTCAGCGTCAAAAATTAATTCTACCCTATTGCAGGTTTGTAAAAGTATAGCGTTGTCAAACATCTTATAAAATTCCTCTTCATCAAATCTAAGTTTTTCTAACTCAGAGACATTGTATTTTTTATAATCTGCCTTTAATATTATCATTTTTCTCCCGTTCCCACTTTTTTATCAAATTTTTTAGTTCTTCTCTAAATCTTTCATCTTCAAAAATCATTTTTAATATTTTTTTTCTATCCTTTTGATTTGGATAATTTTCTTTTAAAAATTCTCTAATATTTGCTATTAAATCAATATCTTTTGATTTTAAATAATTTTCAACGAAAATTCTTATATTTTTTGCAATTAGAGGGCTTTTTCCTTTCGTGTATATGCTAAATATTACTTCATCCACTTCTGTGTATGCAGGGATTATAAAATTAACTCCTTCAACATTTGTTGAAGAATTTACGAACTTATTTAACTCCTTAGAAATTTTAACTATTCTTCTATTAATTTCATCGTTTATAGCAGAAACTATAAAGTCATAATTACTTATAATGTTTTTTAGTTCATCATCACTTAATTTATTAATATCTATTTTAATTAACTTCAAGTTTTTATTATTTTCTTTTAACTTTAAAATTTCTTCATCAAATTCCTTAGAATAAATATCAACAATGCCCCCATTTTTTAATATTTTTTTTGCTCTCCGTTTTCCAACCTCTCCACATCCAAATATAGCAATTTTTTTACCTTCAAAAGATAATAAAACAGGAAGCAATTTAATCCCCCCATAATATCCCTTCTAAATATTTTTTATATGCCTTAATTATTTTAACTTTTTTTATTTTTCCAATATATTGAGATCCATTTTTAACAACAACCATTAATCCACTATCTGGGAGATAGCCAATAGCGTCATTTTTGTTTTTAAAGTGCCTTTCTGATATTATAACCTCCAAAATTTTTCCAATATATTTTTTCTTTATTTCTAAGTTTATTTTGTTGGCAGTTTCTTTAATTAATAATGAATACTTTGAAATGTTCGGCTTAAAATTCTGAAATGCAGATATTGGAAGAGGTCTAAACTTATAGACGGTTATTTTATCAATGTAATTTTTAATTTTGTGCATAAAATTAATTGTATTCTTTACAGTTCTTTCAGTTTCTCCCGGTAATCCGTAAATAAAATAAACTTGCACCTTTAAATTATATTTTTTTGCTAATTTCACAGCTTTAAAAACATCGTTCGGAGTTGTTGGGCGTCCTAACAATCTACAATGTTCTTCATCTCTACTCTCACAGCCAATATATATTGAAGTTTTTAAATATTTACTGAATATTTTTGCCACTCTTTCATTAAATAAATTTGCCTTTATATTTTCAACTAATATATTTGCCTTATACTTATCAGCCAATTCTTTGCATTTAGATAACAATGACTCAATTGCCTCATAATTTGGTTCTGGATAGTATGGATTTATTAACTTTTCCCCTCTCTTATAATCTAAAAAATCAGGAGCAGATAAAACTATCTTTTTTACCCCTTCTTTTAATAACTCTTCTATCTCTATTAATATATCTTCTTCATCTCTACTCCTTGCATAACCAAAAACTGATGGGACAGAGCAGAAACCACAACCCGGATTTATATTTAAAGGACATTTTAATGTTCCATTTTTACATAAATTACATTTTTTATTGGTGCATAGTAATAGGGGTCTTTTAAAATTACTACAACCTCTAACAACTTCCACATATACTCTTGCAGAAAAATAGTTTTTGTAATCTTTAATTTCAGTTGATGGTGTAATTAATTTTAAATCAGTTAAAATTTCTCTTAGTGGATTTATTTTTAGTTCATCATTATCATAATCCCAGTATGTAGTTCCTTTAACTCCTTCAGCATTAAAATCTTTTTTTATCAATTCTCTTATAGTAATCTCTCCCTCTCCTACTATGCTAATATCCCCCTCTATTTTTTCTAAAAGATATAAATCATTAGCTATTGGACCTCCAATAATTATTTTACTGTTAGTTTTTAATTTAAGTTTTTCAACTAACCTTTTAATACATTTAAAATCTGATGTCATCGCACTGATAAAAATTACATCGTATTTTTTAGTTTCATTAATGTTTAAATCTTCTATTGGTATAATTTTGGCGTTAATACCTTCGTTTTGTAAAATTCCTTTAACAGTTCTCGGTCCTGCTCCTATGACATCTCTCGCTAAAACTCTTTTTCCATCTATATAGGCTAAGCAGTCAATAATTAACGATTTCATTATCTCACTAGGTTATTAATTTTTTAAAAGTAAAGGTTAAATAATCAAAACAATGCAATGAACCATAAATGAGGTTATTGTTAAAAAATTTTTAGTTTTTATATAATTTAATTATTTGGTGAGAATATGAACATTTTAGGGATAGATGTAGGTTCAACCACTACAAAATTAGTTTTAATGGAATATAAGAAAATAGTGGATTACAAAATAGAAAATATTGGTGTTGCTGTTGATGAAAGAGATATTTTAAAGATGGTTAATGAGTTTGAAAAAAAATATAATATAGATAAAGTAGTTGCAACAGGATATGGAAGGCATAAAATAACTTTTGCTGATAGAGTAGTTCCAGAGGTTATTGCATTAGGTAGAGGAGCAAATTATTTCTTTAAGGAGGCTGATGGAGTTGTTGATATTGGAGGGCAGGACAGTAAGGTTATAAAGATAGATAAAGAGGGAAATGTTGTAGATTTTATACTATCTGATAAATGTGCGGCTGGAACTGGCAAATTTTTAGAAAAATGCATAGAGATTTTAAAAATTGATGATGATATAAATAAATATAAATCAGATAGAATTGCTAAAATTTCTTCAATGTGTGCCGTCTTTGCAGAGAGTGAAATCATCTC
It encodes the following:
- a CDS encoding acyl-CoA dehydratase activase → MNILGIDVGSTTTKLVLMEYKKIVDYKIENIGVAVDERDILKMVNEFEKKYNIDKVVATGYGRHKITFADRVVPEVIALGRGANYFFKEADGVVDIGGQDSKVIKIDKEGNVVDFILSDKCAAGTGKFLEKCIEILKIDDDINKYKSDRIAKISSMCAVFAESEIISLLSKKTPKEDILMGVYESICNRIVPMINRLGINNIVFSGGVAKNKVLVEMLEKKSNKNILIPKEPQIVCCVGAILEADRKGF
- a CDS encoding bifunctional precorrin-2 dehydrogenase/sirohydrochlorin ferrochelatase; the encoded protein is MLPVLLSFEGKKIAIFGCGEVGKRRAKKILKNGGIVDIYSKEFDEEILKLKENNKNLKLIKIDINKLSDDELKNIISNYDFIVSAINDEINRRIVKISKELNKFVNSSTNVEGVNFIIPAYTEVDEVIFSIYTKGKSPLIAKNIRIFVENYLKSKDIDLIANIREFLKENYPNQKDRKKILKMIFEDERFREELKNLIKKWEREKNDNIKGRL
- the hemA gene encoding glutamyl-tRNA reductase; this encodes MIILKADYKKYNVSELEKLRFDEEEFYKMFDNAILLQTCNRVELIFDADSLDEIRGIENIDLEKFDILYGDEAIKHIFRVACGLESMIVGEDQILGQLKNAYLKAKEKGKISKKLEKIILKAIHTGQRARVETNINKGGVSIGSAAVELAEKIFGLEGKNVLLIGAGEMATLVIKALKEKNIKAIIVANRTYEKAEKLAKELGGIAINFDKLEEALRYADIVISATGAPHPILNKERLKNAGKTFIIDIANPRDTTDDIRELPDIFLFTIDDLRLVAEENLKKRKDEIPKVELIIEEELRNLKEILDKMKFENVIQQFGQYIENIRKREVEKALKILKNKNKPVDKVLDDFSKAMCKKIIYDLIKIFENIEDEEIFEKLAKHLKNVNN
- a CDS encoding MJ0144 family RNA dihydrouridine synthase-like protein produces the protein MNKDILLELNKKVVLAPMAGITDGDFCMQFKDLFGIVTIGGYNLDSLTYEASIKMEKRGRKEFIIDLNEFNDYIINEIKKARNSNSLVSVNVRFVNIDEAYDRLLTISKYADIIELNCHCRQKEITSLGIGQELMRNKSLLKEFLSIMNNLNKPIFLKIRLNYIPLSKLIENLDYVRDYFDGLHIDCFYPGKPYADLNSLKILSENFKDKIIIGNNSVDSLNKALEMLKYSNLVSVARCVLKGNIEWIKELNKINFSY
- a CDS encoding radical SAM protein, producing the protein MKSLIIDCLAYIDGKRVLARDVIGAGPRTVKGILQNEGINAKIIPIEDLNINETKKYDVIFISAMTSDFKCIKRLVEKLKLKTNSKIIIGGPIANDLYLLEKIEGDISIVGEGEITIRELIKKDFNAEGVKGTTYWDYDNDELKINPLREILTDLKLITPSTEIKDYKNYFSARVYVEVVRGCSNFKRPLLLCTNKKCNLCKNGTLKCPLNINPGCGFCSVPSVFGYARSRDEEDILIEIEELLKEGVKKIVLSAPDFLDYKRGEKLINPYYPEPNYEAIESLLSKCKELADKYKANILVENIKANLFNERVAKIFSKYLKTSIYIGCESRDEEHCRLLGRPTTPNDVFKAVKLAKKYNLKVQVYFIYGLPGETERTVKNTINFMHKIKNYIDKITVYKFRPLPISAFQNFKPNISKYSLLIKETANKINLEIKKKYIGKILEVIISERHFKNKNDAIGYLPDSGLMVVVKNGSQYIGKIKKVKIIKAYKKYLEGILWGD